The Puniceicoccus vermicola genome has a window encoding:
- a CDS encoding NTP transferase domain-containing protein, producing the protein MTPIEQVTTHPDAPSLSGLLLVGGKSRRMGRDKASLSTPEGPLWLRTWNLLQTVRSDAYLSIREDQELPESEPTRHPKIVDSAPGRGPLGGILDAFARNPDHAWLVLACDLPLLDPATLQTLIGHRDPTKLATAFLSNFDGLPEPLCAIYEPAAAPLLSERLSGDHPCPRKFLIQQGERVSLHNLPHPRALENANTPEDLERIHGLTSNSPS; encoded by the coding sequence ATGACACCGATTGAACAAGTGACGACCCACCCAGACGCTCCCTCGCTCAGCGGACTCCTCCTCGTCGGCGGCAAGAGCCGGCGCATGGGCCGTGACAAAGCTTCGCTTTCGACCCCTGAGGGCCCTCTCTGGCTGCGCACCTGGAACCTTCTGCAGACGGTCCGCTCGGATGCCTACCTGTCCATCCGCGAGGATCAGGAACTCCCTGAATCGGAGCCTACTCGCCATCCCAAGATCGTCGATTCTGCTCCCGGACGCGGTCCCCTCGGCGGAATTCTGGACGCCTTCGCCCGAAACCCGGATCACGCCTGGCTCGTCCTCGCTTGCGACCTTCCCCTCCTCGATCCCGCAACCCTGCAAACTCTCATCGGTCACCGCGATCCCACCAAGCTGGCCACCGCCTTCCTCAGCAATTTCGATGGACTGCCGGAACCGCTTTGCGCGATCTACGAACCGGCCGCGGCACCTCTCCTTTCCGAGCGCCTCTCCGGAGACCATCCCTGTCCGCGCAAATTCCTCATCCAGCAAGGGGAACGCGTCAGCCTCCACAACCTTCCTCACCCCCGGGCACTGGAGAACGCCAACACGCCCGAGGACTTGGAACGTATCCACGGTCTTACGTCAAATTCACCGTCATGA
- the moaC gene encoding cyclic pyranopterin monophosphate synthase MoaC yields the protein MTQSLTHLNSQGQARMVDVSAKTVTRREAQAQAWVRYPDEAWEILSQNDFQTSKGAIADVARIGGIMGAKKTAELIPFCHTLPLERCKIQIEPDPATQRISILCSVATEAKTGVEMEALTGVSTAALTLYDMTKSLSHEIVIEEISLVSKTGGKSDFQRG from the coding sequence ATGACCCAGTCACTCACTCATCTCAATTCGCAAGGCCAAGCCCGCATGGTGGACGTCTCTGCGAAAACCGTCACCCGCCGCGAAGCACAAGCCCAAGCCTGGGTTCGCTATCCGGACGAAGCGTGGGAAATCCTCAGCCAGAATGATTTTCAAACCTCGAAAGGGGCCATCGCCGACGTCGCCCGCATCGGGGGGATCATGGGAGCCAAGAAAACCGCGGAGCTCATCCCTTTCTGCCACACTCTTCCCCTCGAACGGTGCAAGATCCAGATCGAGCCGGACCCGGCAACCCAGCGCATCTCGATTCTTTGCTCCGTCGCCACCGAGGCGAAAACCGGTGTCGAGATGGAAGCGCTCACCGGAGTCAGTACCGCCGCCCTCACCCTTTACGACATGACCAAGAGTCTCAGCCACGAGATCGTCATTGAAGAGATCTCCCTGGTTTCCAAAACTGGCGGCAAGAGCGACTTTCAACGAGGATGA
- a CDS encoding molybdopterin molybdotransferase MoeA gives MSSKIPVSEADRLLQSHVHPAPSVRCPLEKAAGRVLREEVRADRDLPPFDRCMLDGYAVRAAEAEPGAIFTIAARIHAGEDTAPLPAPRLSALEIMTGSSLPPGADAVIPYESTTSLGDNQFRFEESAPLSPEDGVHRQASDYPKGTPLLSAGSLLGPVEVGIAASCGYAEPLCSQLPRIAIFGTGDELVPVQASPGPTQIRRSNLYVIENALASAGFPAGLVSHLSDDIRTQEQILACAIAENDLVIISGAVSRGKRDRIPEALDQQGQRIFHGVSQRPGKPMGFWTKRNRTAIFGLPGNPVSTLIATHRYVIPFLLACAGAANPSRPTVETTDTVPPHPDLTRFLPFQFTPEGKARLQPTNNSGDYARLANSAGFLEIPAQSGNTAPLTSFSYQLWQR, from the coding sequence ATGAGCTCCAAAATTCCCGTTTCGGAAGCCGACCGTCTTTTGCAGAGCCACGTCCACCCGGCACCTTCCGTCCGCTGCCCCTTGGAGAAGGCGGCGGGTCGAGTTCTCCGCGAAGAGGTTCGCGCCGACCGAGACCTGCCCCCATTTGATCGATGCATGCTAGACGGGTATGCCGTGCGAGCTGCCGAGGCCGAGCCGGGTGCCATTTTCACCATTGCCGCCCGCATCCATGCCGGAGAAGACACTGCGCCCCTTCCGGCTCCCCGCCTTTCCGCTCTCGAAATTATGACTGGCTCCTCCCTACCTCCGGGCGCGGACGCGGTCATCCCCTACGAATCGACGACGTCCCTCGGAGACAACCAGTTCCGGTTCGAGGAAAGCGCCCCCCTCTCCCCGGAGGATGGCGTGCATCGGCAAGCCTCCGACTATCCCAAGGGCACACCGCTCCTTTCCGCCGGCAGTCTCCTCGGTCCGGTCGAGGTGGGAATTGCGGCCTCCTGTGGCTACGCCGAACCACTCTGCAGCCAGTTGCCCCGTATCGCTATTTTTGGAACCGGCGATGAGCTCGTTCCCGTGCAGGCGAGCCCTGGGCCGACTCAAATCCGCCGCTCGAATCTTTACGTCATCGAGAACGCTCTGGCCTCCGCAGGCTTCCCGGCCGGACTCGTTTCCCACCTCTCTGACGACATCCGCACCCAGGAACAAATCCTAGCCTGTGCGATTGCCGAGAACGATCTCGTCATCATTTCCGGCGCAGTCTCCCGTGGCAAACGGGATCGGATTCCGGAAGCGCTCGATCAGCAGGGGCAGCGCATCTTCCACGGAGTCTCCCAACGCCCCGGCAAACCGATGGGGTTCTGGACCAAGCGCAACCGAACTGCAATTTTCGGACTTCCCGGCAATCCGGTTTCGACTCTCATCGCAACCCATCGCTACGTCATTCCCTTCTTGCTCGCTTGCGCCGGAGCTGCGAATCCTTCCCGGCCCACGGTTGAGACCACCGACACCGTTCCTCCCCATCCGGATTTAACCCGATTCCTCCCCTTTCAGTTCACCCCCGAGGGCAAGGCGCGCCTCCAACCGACCAACAATTCCGGCGACTATGCCCGCCTGGCCAACAGCGCAGGCTTTCTTGAAATTCCGGCCCAATCCGGCAACACTGCGCCACTCACTTCCTTCTCTTACCAACTCTGGCAACGATGA
- a CDS encoding MOSC domain-containing protein has translation MPSSHSHIPVEIQKIWLSPGHDFKGRYGQERLHNGIISVPEIECHAGKGLVGDRYYNHKPDFKGQITFFDAAVLEQLARELKLPDIEGALLRRNVLLQGIDLNALVGKQFRLGEVEFSGSEECAPCFWMDEAVAPGAFEWLKNRGGLRCRILQSGRLSLGSQSLEILSANRLTS, from the coding sequence ATGCCTTCTTCTCACTCGCACATTCCCGTTGAAATCCAAAAAATCTGGCTCTCGCCGGGGCACGATTTCAAGGGACGCTACGGTCAGGAACGTCTCCACAACGGGATCATATCCGTGCCGGAGATCGAATGTCACGCAGGCAAGGGACTGGTCGGGGATCGCTACTACAATCACAAACCCGACTTCAAAGGACAGATTACCTTTTTTGACGCTGCCGTTCTTGAGCAGCTGGCCCGGGAACTGAAACTGCCTGACATCGAAGGAGCCCTCCTCCGGCGCAATGTCCTCCTCCAAGGAATCGATCTCAACGCTCTAGTCGGAAAGCAGTTTCGCCTCGGCGAGGTCGAATTTTCGGGCAGTGAGGAGTGTGCTCCCTGTTTCTGGATGGATGAAGCGGTGGCGCCAGGAGCCTTTGAGTGGCTCAAAAATCGGGGAGGCCTTCGCTGCCGGATTCTCCAATCCGGGCGGTTAAGCTTGGGCTCGCAATCTCTCGAAATTCTATCCGCCAACCGACTAACTTCATGA
- a CDS encoding Rieske (2Fe-2S) protein yields the protein MPRTKHRLFPVSELPPGEHRIVEVEGRSIGVYNVQGRLHAIRNQCPHQLAPLCQGHVGGTTLPGKVGEFAYGMDGQVVRCPWHGWEFDITTGRSLFNPHRCRVKSYTVYREDENGEAQEEAISAEDPDPSVETFPVSVTDSWAVVEV from the coding sequence ATGCCCCGCACGAAACATCGTCTCTTTCCCGTTTCCGAGCTCCCTCCCGGCGAACACCGCATCGTCGAAGTCGAAGGGCGATCCATCGGCGTCTACAACGTGCAGGGACGCTTGCACGCCATCCGCAATCAATGCCCGCATCAACTCGCTCCCCTTTGCCAAGGACACGTCGGTGGTACGACCCTGCCTGGGAAGGTCGGCGAGTTTGCCTACGGGATGGATGGCCAAGTCGTTCGCTGCCCGTGGCACGGCTGGGAGTTTGACATCACGACCGGCCGCAGCCTCTTCAACCCGCATCGGTGCCGGGTGAAATCCTACACCGTGTATCGGGAAGACGAGAACGGCGAAGCCCAAGAGGAAGCGATCTCCGCCGAAGATCCCGATCCTTCGGTCGAGACTTTTCCCGTTTCGGTGACCGACTCCTGGGCCGTGGTGGAGGTCTAG
- a CDS encoding amidohydrolase family protein, with protein MKEQTLPIIDTDVHHSPDKKEVLAHMPKALAARGLALPGGNGFGNPHGVNRRDATPPGGGEACSDPAYTLEHHFVPNQIRYGILHPAGLLAAGVSADYRYAAALCSAYNDYMLESWLSFDPRYVGAILVAPNWPEAAAREIRRLGGRPEFREIIMTSASESPLGREQYWPIYEAACEMGLPVAVHPGAEGNGISNRPYAGMPSSYFEWHTSLSQNYMGQIASLAIEGVFNQFPELKFVAIEGGIAWLPHLLWRLDKNWKALRELTPWLTEPPSELIRRHVRLTTQPIEEPEKPEHLLQIFDMIHAEETLMFSSDYPHWDGDDPRFVLPRKLDEAARKRIFYDNAAELYGLPPQESTVSEEAANSATPTN; from the coding sequence ATGAAAGAACAAACTCTGCCCATCATCGATACCGACGTCCACCACTCTCCAGACAAGAAAGAAGTGCTGGCTCACATGCCCAAGGCGTTGGCCGCCCGGGGTCTGGCTCTCCCGGGAGGGAACGGCTTCGGCAATCCCCACGGAGTGAACCGCCGCGATGCCACGCCTCCCGGTGGTGGCGAGGCGTGCTCGGACCCCGCCTACACCCTGGAGCACCATTTCGTTCCCAATCAGATCCGCTACGGGATCCTCCACCCTGCCGGGCTCCTCGCGGCTGGTGTCTCCGCCGACTATCGATATGCGGCCGCTCTCTGCAGCGCCTACAACGACTACATGCTCGAGAGCTGGCTCAGCTTTGATCCTCGCTACGTCGGCGCCATCCTCGTGGCCCCGAATTGGCCCGAAGCCGCCGCTCGGGAGATTCGTCGCCTCGGTGGACGACCCGAGTTCCGCGAAATCATCATGACCTCGGCCTCAGAATCTCCCCTGGGCCGCGAACAATATTGGCCGATCTACGAAGCGGCCTGCGAGATGGGACTCCCCGTCGCCGTCCACCCCGGCGCGGAAGGCAATGGGATCAGCAACCGTCCCTATGCGGGCATGCCCTCCAGCTATTTTGAATGGCACACCAGCCTCTCTCAGAACTACATGGGACAAATCGCCTCTCTGGCGATTGAAGGAGTGTTCAATCAATTTCCGGAACTGAAGTTCGTCGCTATCGAAGGCGGAATTGCTTGGCTCCCGCACCTCCTCTGGCGCCTCGACAAGAACTGGAAGGCGCTGCGCGAGTTGACCCCTTGGCTCACCGAACCGCCCAGCGAACTGATCCGGCGTCATGTCCGCCTCACGACCCAACCGATCGAGGAACCGGAAAAACCTGAGCACTTGCTTCAGATTTTCGACATGATCCACGCAGAGGAAACCCTGATGTTCTCCAGCGACTATCCGCACTGGGACGGCGACGATCCGCGCTTCGTCCTTCCCCGCAAGCTCGACGAAGCCGCCCGCAAGCGGATCTTCTATGACAACGCCGCCGAGCTCTACGGTCTTCCCCCGCAGGAAAGTACCGTGTCCGAGGAGGCCGCCAATTCCGCAACCCCCACAAACTGA
- a CDS encoding helix-turn-helix domain-containing protein, translated as MAQSQSVQSLHRALDILESIATSPAGMTLQELSERTRLKNTTLFNLARTLADRGYLEKTHTRPIRYGLGASVEALNRGTAFGSGAAIDESLLKLAEEHPQWRFITAEAEGVDVLCDRLIEPSRKNVVIRGSRTWLPPYTSASSLCHLAFWPSHPRKQCETLYPFAMYGAGYWGSAQKLESAIAKVREVGFVDIHDRDPHRVAVPLFNRNNALKGSLGASFPGDSSPSSSERQSVIDALLAESKRLLPFLDRQRPQSQSIPHETSLSPVS; from the coding sequence ATGGCTCAATCACAAAGCGTGCAATCACTCCACCGGGCTCTGGACATTCTTGAGTCCATTGCGACTTCGCCGGCGGGGATGACGTTACAGGAACTCTCCGAGCGGACCCGCCTCAAGAATACCACTCTCTTCAACCTGGCCCGCACACTAGCTGACCGGGGATATTTGGAGAAAACCCATACCCGACCGATCCGGTATGGGCTCGGAGCTTCGGTCGAAGCCTTGAACCGGGGGACTGCTTTCGGAAGTGGGGCGGCGATCGACGAGAGTTTGCTCAAACTGGCCGAAGAACATCCTCAATGGAGATTCATCACCGCGGAGGCGGAGGGCGTTGACGTGCTGTGCGATCGACTCATTGAGCCCTCGCGGAAAAATGTCGTCATTCGCGGATCCCGCACCTGGCTCCCACCCTATACTTCGGCATCGAGTCTGTGTCATTTGGCCTTTTGGCCGAGCCATCCCCGCAAACAATGCGAAACTCTTTATCCATTCGCGATGTACGGCGCCGGCTATTGGGGATCCGCGCAAAAGCTTGAGAGCGCCATCGCGAAAGTTCGGGAGGTCGGGTTCGTCGACATCCACGATCGAGACCCCCATCGCGTCGCGGTCCCTCTATTTAATCGAAACAATGCCCTCAAAGGTTCACTGGGGGCCAGCTTTCCGGGGGATTCATCCCCTTCATCCTCTGAGCGCCAGTCGGTCATCGACGCCCTCCTGGCGGAATCCAAACGACTCCTCCCCTTTCTCGACCGACAACGCCCGCAATCCCAATCGATCCCCCACGAAACCTCCCTATCGCCCGTCTCATGA